In the genome of Chlamydia trachomatis A/HAR-13, one region contains:
- the lon gene encoding endopeptidase La: protein MNSTNNTDSQNLDPNASEVEKLLDESAEAEEKVDDHTPPSELFILPLNKRPFFPGMAAPLLIEAGPHYEVLTLLAKSSQKHIGLVLTKKEDANTLKVGFNQLHRVGVSARILRIMPIEGGSAQVLLSIEDRIRIVKPIQDKYLKAKVSYHKENKELTEELKAYSISIVSIIKDLLKLNPLFKEELQIFLGHSDFTEPGKLADFSVALTTATREELQEILETTDMHDRIDKALVLLKKELDLSRLQSSINQKIEATITKSQKEFFLKEQLKTIKKELGLEKDDHAVDLEKFMERFNKRDVPQYAMDVIQDEMDKLQTLETSSAEYAVCRNYLDWLTIVPWGIQTKEYHDLKKAESILNKDHYGLEDIKQRILELISVGKLANGMKGSIICLVGPPGVGKTSIGRSIAKVLHRKFFRFSVGGMRDEAEIKGHRRTYIGAMPGKLVQALKQSQIMNPVIMIDEVDKIGSSYHGDPASALLEVLDPEQNKDFLDHYLDVRVDLSNVLFILTANVLDSIPDPLLDRMEVLRLSGYILEEKLQIATKYLVPRARKEMGLSAQNVTFQPEALKHMINNYAREAGVRTLNENIKKVLRKVALKIVQNQEKNLSKKSRFTITPKNLQDYLGKPVFSSDRFYEKTPVGVATGLAWTSLGGATLYIESVQVPSSSGKADMHLTGQAGDVMKESSQIAWTYLHSALERYAPGQPFFEKSQVHIHIPEGATPKDGPSAGITMVTSLLSLLLDVPVLNNLGMTGELTLTGRVLGIGGIREKLIAARRSKLNILIFPEDNRRDYDELPAYLKKDLKVHFVTHYDDVFKIAFPGV, encoded by the coding sequence GTGAACTCGACGAATAATACAGACTCTCAAAATCTAGATCCAAATGCTTCAGAGGTCGAAAAACTTCTCGACGAATCCGCAGAGGCAGAAGAGAAAGTAGATGATCATACGCCCCCTTCAGAACTTTTTATTCTCCCTTTGAATAAGCGTCCTTTTTTCCCTGGTATGGCAGCCCCTCTCCTTATAGAGGCAGGCCCCCATTATGAAGTACTTACACTATTAGCAAAATCATCCCAGAAACACATCGGTCTTGTCTTAACAAAAAAAGAAGATGCCAACACTCTAAAAGTTGGTTTTAATCAGCTTCATCGAGTGGGCGTATCCGCGCGCATTTTACGCATAATGCCTATTGAAGGCGGTAGCGCTCAAGTGTTATTGAGTATAGAAGACCGTATTCGCATCGTTAAGCCAATTCAAGATAAGTATCTAAAAGCCAAAGTCTCCTATCACAAAGAGAACAAAGAGCTGACTGAAGAGCTAAAAGCTTACTCAATTAGCATCGTATCGATTATCAAAGATCTTCTAAAACTAAACCCTCTGTTCAAAGAAGAGCTACAAATTTTCCTTGGCCACTCTGATTTCACTGAGCCAGGGAAACTCGCAGATTTCTCCGTTGCTTTAACTACAGCAACACGAGAGGAACTTCAGGAAATTTTAGAAACCACAGACATGCATGATCGCATAGACAAAGCATTGGTCTTACTCAAAAAAGAGTTAGATCTAAGCCGTCTGCAAAGTAGTATCAATCAAAAAATTGAAGCGACCATCACAAAAAGTCAGAAAGAATTTTTCCTAAAAGAACAACTTAAAACAATAAAGAAAGAGTTAGGGCTAGAGAAAGACGATCACGCTGTTGATCTTGAGAAGTTTATGGAACGCTTCAATAAACGAGACGTTCCTCAATACGCCATGGACGTTATCCAAGATGAAATGGATAAATTACAAACCTTGGAGACTTCTTCAGCTGAATATGCAGTCTGCCGCAACTATCTCGATTGGTTAACTATTGTACCTTGGGGTATCCAAACCAAGGAATACCACGATTTGAAGAAAGCAGAATCTATCTTAAATAAAGACCATTACGGTTTAGAAGATATAAAACAACGCATTCTTGAATTGATTAGTGTAGGCAAACTAGCAAACGGTATGAAGGGAAGTATTATTTGCCTAGTGGGGCCTCCAGGAGTAGGGAAAACAAGTATCGGCCGAAGTATTGCAAAAGTGTTACACCGTAAATTCTTCCGGTTCTCTGTAGGAGGAATGCGTGATGAAGCAGAAATCAAAGGACATAGACGGACCTATATCGGAGCTATGCCAGGGAAACTTGTGCAAGCTTTGAAACAAAGTCAGATTATGAATCCTGTGATCATGATTGATGAAGTCGATAAAATTGGCTCTAGTTATCACGGAGATCCAGCTTCGGCCCTTCTTGAGGTATTAGATCCCGAACAAAACAAAGACTTTTTAGATCATTATTTGGATGTCCGCGTAGATTTATCTAACGTGCTCTTCATTCTAACCGCAAACGTATTAGATTCCATCCCAGACCCTCTACTGGACCGAATGGAAGTATTGCGTTTATCTGGTTACATTCTGGAAGAAAAATTACAGATAGCCACTAAATACCTCGTACCTCGCGCAAGGAAAGAGATGGGACTTTCTGCACAGAATGTGACTTTCCAACCAGAAGCTCTCAAGCACATGATCAACAACTATGCTAGAGAAGCTGGAGTTCGTACACTGAATGAAAACATTAAGAAAGTCTTACGAAAAGTAGCTCTTAAAATTGTTCAAAACCAAGAGAAAAATCTTTCCAAGAAGTCGCGGTTTACAATCACGCCAAAAAATCTACAAGATTATCTTGGCAAACCAGTCTTTTCTAGCGATCGTTTCTATGAAAAGACTCCGGTAGGAGTTGCCACAGGCCTAGCATGGACTTCCTTAGGAGGAGCAACCTTGTACATAGAAAGTGTTCAAGTCCCTTCTTCATCAGGTAAAGCGGATATGCATCTAACAGGTCAAGCTGGGGATGTGATGAAAGAGTCTTCACAAATAGCATGGACCTATCTTCATAGTGCTCTAGAACGTTATGCTCCAGGACAACCATTCTTTGAAAAATCGCAAGTCCATATCCATATCCCAGAGGGAGCCACTCCAAAAGACGGTCCCTCTGCAGGAATTACTATGGTAACGTCCTTGCTTTCTTTACTTTTGGATGTTCCTGTGCTTAATAACCTCGGCATGACTGGAGAGCTCACCTTAACAGGCAGAGTTCTAGGAATTGGAGGTATCCGGGAAAAACTTATCGCAGCAAGAAGATCGAAATTGAATATTTTAATCTTCCCTGAAGATAACCGTCGAGATTACGACGAGCTCCCCGCATACCTTAAGAAAGATCTCAAGGTACACTTCGTCACCCATTATGACGATGTATTCAAGATTGCTTTCCCTGGGGTTTAA
- a CDS encoding ribonuclease Z: protein MSYRGLTILGCSSQQPTRHRNHGAYLLRWNGEGLLFDPGEGTQRQFIYANIAPTVVSRIFISHFHGDHCLGLGSMLMRLNLDRVLHPIHCYYPASGKKYFDRLRYSTIYHETIKVIEHPIDREGIVEDFGNFRIESRQLDHLVDTLGWRITEPDTTKFIPEKIKAAGLKGPIMQELINKGQVKVNDTIVHLDDVSYTRKGDSIAVVADSLPCQAIVDLARNARILLCESTYLEEHSHLAKSHYHMTAKQAAEQAKRAEVQQLILTHFSARYNTTEEFVQEAGEIFPNVFAAEEFCSYEFPKNPS, encoded by the coding sequence ATGAGTTATCGTGGATTAACTATTCTAGGCTGTTCAAGTCAACAACCGACTCGTCACCGTAATCACGGAGCATATCTACTCCGTTGGAATGGGGAAGGGCTTTTATTTGACCCAGGAGAAGGAACTCAACGTCAATTCATTTACGCTAATATTGCCCCCACGGTAGTTTCTCGTATTTTCATTAGTCATTTTCATGGAGACCATTGCTTAGGTTTAGGTTCCATGCTCATGCGCCTTAATCTAGATAGAGTTTTACATCCTATACACTGCTATTACCCTGCTTCAGGGAAAAAATATTTCGATAGACTTCGCTATAGCACTATCTATCACGAAACAATTAAAGTTATAGAGCATCCTATCGATCGTGAAGGTATCGTAGAAGATTTTGGTAATTTTCGAATAGAATCTCGCCAACTAGACCATCTTGTTGACACCCTAGGGTGGCGCATTACAGAGCCTGATACAACAAAATTTATCCCTGAAAAAATTAAGGCAGCAGGCTTGAAAGGCCCTATCATGCAAGAGCTCATCAATAAGGGCCAGGTAAAGGTTAATGACACTATCGTCCATTTGGACGATGTCAGCTATACGCGTAAAGGAGACAGCATTGCTGTTGTTGCGGATTCCCTTCCTTGCCAAGCTATTGTCGACTTAGCAAGAAATGCTCGTATCTTATTATGCGAAAGTACCTATTTGGAAGAACATTCCCATCTCGCTAAAAGTCATTATCACATGACTGCCAAACAAGCTGCGGAACAAGCAAAGCGCGCAGAAGTGCAACAACTAATTCTCACACATTTTTCTGCACGCTACAATACGACAGAAGAATTTGTCCAAGAGGCTGGAGAAATTTTTCCCAATGTATTTGCTGCAGAGGAATTCTGTAGCTACGAGTTCCCTAAAAACCCTAGTTAG
- the xerC gene encoding tyrosine recombinase XerC produces the protein MITSFYAFLDYLKNMKASSLHTLRNYCMDLSSLKCFLEKKSDLSPTPPLSLHDNTYDYPPLSFSLFTKDNIRLYLLEQIQTHHSKRTVRRRLSAIKSFARFCVKNQLIPENPAEMIRGPRLPQELPSPLTYEQVLALMAAPELDKVTGFRDRCLLELFYSSGLRISEITALNRADIDFQSHLLHIRGKGKKERIVPMTKVAVQWLQDYLNHPDRASVEQDHQACFLNRFGKRLSTRSIDRKFQQYLLKTGLSGSITPHTIRHTIATHWLERGMDLKTIQLLLGHTSLETTTIYTHVSMKLKKQIHDETHPHNLEE, from the coding sequence ATGATTACATCCTTTTATGCATTTTTAGATTACCTAAAAAACATGAAAGCCTCCTCCCTTCATACATTAAGAAATTACTGTATGGATCTCAGCTCTCTAAAATGTTTTTTAGAAAAAAAAAGCGATCTATCTCCAACTCCCCCCCTCTCTCTCCACGACAATACCTACGACTATCCTCCTCTCTCTTTCTCTCTGTTTACCAAAGACAACATCCGTCTTTATCTTCTAGAACAAATCCAAACGCATCATTCAAAGCGCACCGTACGCCGTCGACTATCTGCTATTAAAAGTTTTGCTAGATTTTGCGTAAAAAACCAGTTAATACCAGAGAATCCAGCGGAAATGATTCGAGGGCCTCGCCTTCCCCAAGAACTTCCTTCCCCACTCACCTACGAACAAGTCCTTGCCCTAATGGCTGCTCCAGAATTAGATAAAGTTACAGGATTCCGAGATCGCTGTTTACTCGAACTCTTCTATAGTTCAGGTCTAAGAATCAGCGAGATTACCGCTCTGAATCGTGCTGATATCGATTTCCAATCACACCTTTTACATATCCGAGGGAAAGGGAAAAAAGAACGAATCGTTCCTATGACAAAGGTAGCCGTCCAGTGGTTACAAGACTATTTAAACCACCCAGATAGAGCCTCTGTAGAACAGGATCATCAAGCTTGTTTTTTAAATCGATTTGGAAAACGTCTATCTACTCGCTCTATAGATAGAAAATTCCAACAATATCTCCTTAAAACAGGATTATCCGGATCTATTACTCCTCACACAATCCGTCATACTATTGCCACTCACTGGCTAGAGCGCGGGATGGATTTAAAAACCATTCAACTCCTGTTAGGCCATACTTCTCTTGAGACGACAACCATTTATACTCATGTTTCCATGAAATTAAAAAAACAGATCCACGATGAAACTCACCCTCACAACTTAGAGGAGTAA
- a CDS encoding ABC-F family ATP-binding cassette domain-containing protein — protein sequence MSIVLDKIGKTLGTRVLFDDVSVVFNPGNRYGLTGPNGAGKSTLLKIITGLVEPSRGTISLPKKIGILRQNIDSFGDVIVLDCVIMGNSRLWEAMQRRDALYAEEFTDAVGMELGEIEEIIGEEDGYRAESEAEELLLGIGIPEEFFSQKMATIPLDLQFRVLLCQALFGHPEALLLDEPTNHLDLHSINWLGSFLKDYNGTVIVVSHDRHFLNTITTHIADIDYDTIIIYPGNYDAMVEMKTASREQEKADIKSKEKKIAQLREFVAKFGAGSRASQVQSRLREIKKLQPQELKKSNIQRPYIRFPVSDKASGKVVFSIEGISKTYDADPLFKPFSLEIYQGDKIGVIGNNGLGKTTLMKLLAGLEQPSQGQVKLGHNVAFSYFPQNHADILKDCGEETLFEWLRRRKTEITDQEVRSVLGKMLFGGDDAFKQVKALSGGETARLLMAGMMLENHNMLILDEANNHLDLESVSALAWAINDYPGTAIFVSHDRTLIDECATKLLIFNKGTISFFGGPMSEYLASQKK from the coding sequence ATGAGTATTGTTCTTGATAAAATCGGTAAAACATTAGGGACACGAGTCTTATTCGACGATGTGTCTGTCGTATTCAACCCAGGGAATCGTTACGGCTTAACAGGCCCTAATGGAGCTGGGAAATCCACTCTATTAAAAATTATTACAGGCTTGGTAGAACCTTCTCGAGGAACTATTTCCTTGCCCAAGAAGATTGGTATTTTGCGTCAAAATATCGATAGCTTCGGTGACGTGATCGTTTTAGATTGTGTGATCATGGGGAACTCTCGCTTATGGGAGGCTATGCAACGTCGAGATGCCTTATACGCGGAAGAATTTACCGATGCTGTAGGAATGGAACTCGGTGAAATTGAAGAGATCATCGGCGAAGAAGATGGTTATCGTGCAGAGTCTGAAGCTGAAGAGTTGCTTCTGGGTATTGGCATTCCAGAAGAATTTTTCTCTCAGAAAATGGCTACTATTCCTTTAGACTTACAATTCCGCGTCCTCCTATGCCAGGCTCTGTTTGGCCATCCTGAAGCTTTGCTTTTAGATGAACCGACTAACCACTTAGACTTACATTCTATCAATTGGTTAGGTAGTTTTCTTAAAGACTATAACGGCACGGTTATTGTAGTTAGCCACGACCGCCATTTCTTAAATACCATCACAACACATATCGCCGATATCGATTACGATACTATCATTATCTATCCAGGCAACTATGATGCCATGGTTGAAATGAAAACAGCCTCTAGAGAGCAAGAGAAAGCTGACATCAAATCAAAAGAGAAAAAAATTGCACAGTTGCGAGAGTTTGTAGCCAAATTTGGTGCCGGATCGCGGGCAAGTCAAGTGCAATCCCGTCTGAGAGAAATTAAGAAGCTGCAACCTCAAGAGCTAAAAAAATCTAATATTCAAAGACCTTATATCCGTTTCCCTGTGTCAGATAAAGCATCTGGAAAAGTAGTCTTTTCTATAGAAGGTATTAGCAAAACATATGATGCAGATCCTTTGTTCAAACCCTTCTCTTTAGAGATTTATCAAGGGGATAAAATTGGCGTGATTGGAAACAATGGGTTGGGGAAAACAACTTTAATGAAGTTGTTGGCAGGATTAGAACAACCTTCCCAAGGTCAAGTCAAGTTGGGGCATAATGTAGCCTTTTCATATTTCCCTCAAAACCACGCTGATATCCTGAAGGATTGTGGCGAAGAAACACTATTCGAATGGTTACGCAGACGTAAAACAGAGATTACAGATCAAGAGGTTCGAAGCGTTCTTGGGAAAATGCTCTTTGGAGGAGATGACGCCTTCAAACAAGTTAAAGCTTTGTCCGGAGGAGAAACGGCTCGGTTACTAATGGCCGGAATGATGCTAGAGAATCACAATATGCTCATTCTTGATGAAGCGAACAACCACTTAGATCTTGAGTCTGTTTCCGCTTTAGCTTGGGCCATTAATGACTACCCAGGGACAGCTATTTTTGTTTCCCATGACAGAACACTAATAGATGAGTGCGCGACTAAACTGCTGATCTTTAACAAGGGAACTATTTCCTTTTTCGGTGGCCCGATGTCCGAGTATTTAGCTAGCCAGAAAAAATAA
- a CDS encoding Maf-like protein, translating to MEARLVLGSSSERRKAVLESFRIPFICVSPDFDERSIVYSGDPFEYTKELAWNKANVVRSQGFSDALIITADTVVVYKGEVFNKPESEEHAVEMLRTLSGSSHSVITTLVLMQNEKVLSASENTQVSFIDIPPQHLKTYVRSFSSLKRCGGYCVQDGGGLIIKQIEGCVYNIQGLPIKTLNQLLMEFNISLWDYLV from the coding sequence GTGGAAGCTCGGTTAGTTTTAGGATCTTCGTCAGAAAGAAGAAAAGCTGTTTTAGAGAGCTTTCGTATTCCCTTTATTTGTGTATCTCCAGATTTTGACGAACGCAGTATTGTTTATTCTGGAGATCCTTTCGAGTATACAAAGGAACTAGCTTGGAACAAAGCTAACGTTGTGCGCTCTCAAGGGTTTTCAGATGCTTTAATTATCACTGCCGATACCGTTGTTGTTTATAAAGGAGAGGTTTTCAATAAACCTGAATCTGAAGAACATGCTGTGGAGATGCTGCGTACTCTTAGCGGCTCTTCTCACTCCGTCATCACTACGCTTGTTCTTATGCAAAATGAAAAAGTGCTGTCGGCATCAGAAAATACTCAAGTCTCTTTCATTGACATCCCCCCGCAGCATCTTAAAACCTATGTCCGATCTTTTTCCTCTCTGAAGCGATGCGGAGGATACTGCGTACAAGATGGTGGTGGGTTAATCATCAAACAAATAGAAGGTTGTGTATATAATATACAAGGATTGCCTATAAAGACGCTGAACCAGTTGCTCATGGAGTTTAACATCAGCTTATGGGACTATCTCGTCTAG
- a CDS encoding HEAT repeat domain-containing protein, producing the protein MGLSRLAFISFLSFTLSASCDFPSSVSQRILFSCQKSVPQALEAYLEASATYQQHDFSVLRVIAESYLQQSFLSEDTYIRKSAIIGAGLSGSSEALELLSEAIETQDLYEQLLILNAATSQLSKTSDKLLFKGLTASHPVIRLEAAYRLACMKNSKVSDYLYSFIYKLPEEIQNLAATIFLQLETEEADAYIHHLLSSPNNLTRNYVAYLIGEYKQKRFLPTLRSLLTSASPLDQEGALYALGKLEDSGSYPRIKALSSRSNPEVVLAAAQTLLFLEKEEEALPILTNLCQQKLLRALYTARFLSQEKGEELLLPIFYNATQEEIRLNTALALVHQGCTDPQVLHYLTEILESKVLHRIFLPTHSTGKAIQFWKECTTFPLMSQEDKMRTLAMYRVAEDTILSALLKLPNDAYLPYLERILASQKTILAAKAIAFLSVTAHPQALSLVSKAALTPGDPIIRAYANLALYTMTKDPEKKAVLYRYAEQLIEDTILFTDAENPLPSPSSSYLRYQVSPETRTQLMLAILETLVSSKTDEDIRVFLSLMKKTHYKNIPILSGLLMRIVE; encoded by the coding sequence ATGGGACTATCTCGTCTAGCCTTCATTAGTTTCCTCTCTTTTACACTCTCAGCCAGCTGTGATTTTCCTTCCTCAGTTTCTCAGAGAATCTTGTTTTCTTGCCAAAAATCAGTCCCTCAAGCTCTAGAAGCCTATCTCGAAGCTTCAGCAACTTATCAACAACACGATTTCTCCGTATTACGCGTAATAGCAGAATCGTATTTACAACAAAGCTTTCTCTCTGAGGACACCTACATACGTAAAAGTGCAATTATTGGAGCAGGGCTATCTGGTTCATCAGAAGCTTTAGAGTTACTGTCTGAGGCTATAGAAACGCAAGATCTCTATGAGCAACTACTCATTTTAAATGCTGCAACCAGCCAATTAAGCAAAACTTCTGACAAACTTTTATTCAAGGGATTAACAGCTTCTCATCCTGTCATCCGCTTAGAAGCTGCTTATCGTCTTGCCTGTATGAAAAATAGCAAGGTAAGTGATTACCTTTATTCTTTTATCTACAAGTTACCAGAAGAAATTCAAAACCTAGCGGCAACTATTTTCTTACAACTCGAAACAGAAGAAGCTGATGCTTATATTCATCATTTGCTCTCTTCTCCCAATAACCTGACAAGAAACTATGTTGCCTATTTAATTGGAGAGTACAAACAAAAAAGATTTCTTCCAACACTACGCTCTTTACTTACAAGTGCCTCTCCTTTAGATCAAGAAGGCGCTTTGTATGCGTTAGGCAAACTGGAAGACTCTGGTAGCTATCCTAGAATTAAAGCTCTAAGCTCTAGATCCAATCCTGAAGTAGTACTCGCTGCAGCTCAGACATTATTATTCTTAGAGAAAGAAGAAGAAGCTCTACCGATCCTAACCAACCTTTGCCAACAAAAACTTCTTCGAGCCCTGTATACCGCACGTTTCCTCTCGCAAGAGAAGGGTGAAGAGCTTCTTCTTCCAATCTTTTATAACGCAACACAAGAAGAAATTAGACTGAATACTGCTTTAGCACTTGTTCATCAAGGGTGTACAGATCCTCAAGTCCTCCACTATCTAACAGAAATCTTAGAAAGTAAAGTTCTCCATCGCATATTTTTACCTACTCACTCGACAGGAAAAGCTATACAGTTCTGGAAAGAATGCACCACTTTTCCTCTCATGAGCCAAGAAGACAAAATGAGAACGTTGGCTATGTATCGGGTAGCGGAAGATACCATCCTCTCAGCGTTACTAAAATTACCCAATGACGCCTATCTTCCTTACCTAGAGCGCATCCTCGCCTCACAAAAAACTATACTAGCAGCTAAAGCTATTGCTTTTTTATCGGTAACAGCTCATCCTCAGGCACTTTCTTTAGTCTCGAAAGCTGCATTAACTCCTGGAGACCCTATCATTCGCGCTTACGCTAATCTAGCTTTATATACAATGACCAAAGATCCTGAGAAAAAAGCTGTGCTATACCGATATGCTGAACAATTAATAGAGGATACCATTTTATTCACAGATGCTGAAAATCCGCTTCCCTCTCCAAGCTCTTCTTATTTACGCTACCAAGTATCCCCTGAGACCCGCACACAACTTATGCTAGCTATTTTGGAAACCTTAGTTTCTTCCAAAACGGATGAAGATATCCGCGTTTTTCTTTCCCTAATGAAAAAAACCCATTACAAAAATATCCCGATCTTATCAGGATTGTTAATGAGAATAGTGGAGTGA
- the secG gene encoding preprotein translocase subunit SecG, producing the protein MVALFYIFLFLFLLLCLILCGLVLVQESKSTGLGSSFGVDSGDSVFGVSTPEILKKVTAWLAGAFCLGCLILSFATSYLGKGENREPLPQQYVEDLIQDVEE; encoded by the coding sequence GTGGTTGCTCTGTTTTACATTTTTTTGTTCTTATTCCTTTTGTTATGCTTAATTCTGTGTGGACTTGTTCTTGTTCAAGAGAGTAAGAGCACGGGATTAGGGTCTTCTTTCGGTGTCGATTCCGGAGATTCTGTATTTGGAGTATCCACCCCAGAAATTTTGAAAAAGGTAACCGCTTGGTTAGCTGGAGCTTTTTGTTTAGGATGTTTAATCTTATCATTTGCCACAAGCTATTTAGGGAAGGGAGAGAATAGAGAGCCTCTTCCTCAGCAGTATGTTGAAGATTTAATTCAAGATGTTGAAGAATAA
- the def gene encoding peptide deformylase: MIRDLEYYDSPILRKVAAPVTEITDELRQLVLDMSETMAFYKGVGLAAPQVGQSISLFIMGVERELEDGELVFCDFPRVFINPVITQKSEQLVYGNEGCLSIPGLRGEVARPDKITVSAKNLDGQQFSLALEGFLARIVMHETDHLHGVLYIDRMSDKDKTKQFKNNLEKIRRKYSILRGL, from the coding sequence ATGATTAGAGATCTTGAGTATTACGATAGCCCGATTTTACGTAAAGTTGCGGCTCCTGTAACTGAAATCACGGATGAGCTGCGGCAACTCGTACTCGATATGAGTGAGACAATGGCTTTTTATAAGGGAGTAGGGTTAGCTGCTCCACAGGTAGGACAAAGTATTTCTTTGTTCATTATGGGAGTAGAAAGAGAATTAGAAGATGGGGAACTCGTTTTCTGTGATTTTCCTAGGGTATTCATTAATCCTGTAATTACTCAAAAATCTGAGCAGTTGGTTTATGGAAATGAAGGGTGTTTATCCATCCCAGGATTAAGAGGAGAGGTAGCTAGACCCGATAAGATTACAGTATCAGCGAAAAACTTAGATGGGCAGCAGTTTTCTTTAGCTTTAGAAGGCTTTTTAGCAAGAATTGTAATGCATGAAACTGATCATCTTCATGGCGTCTTGTATATTGATAGAATGTCAGACAAGGACAAAACAAAACAGTTCAAGAATAACTTAGAAAAGATTCGTCGAAAATACAGCATTTTACGAGGTTTATAG
- the rsmA gene encoding 16S rRNA (adenine(1518)-N(6)/adenine(1519)-N(6))-dimethyltransferase RsmA yields the protein MARSSIEQLTSFLRSVNGRAKKALSQNFLVDGNILRKILTTAEVQPGDWVLEIGPGFGALSEVLLSQGANVIALEKDPMFEESLSQLPMDIEITDACKYPLTSLEDKGWKGKGRIVANLPYHITTPLLTKFFLECPYRWKTVTVMIQDEVARRITAKPGDKDYGSLTVFLSFFADVQYAFKVSPNCFYPKPSVHSAVVHMRVHEQFALADSEIEEFFTLTRAAFGQRRKLLANSLKNLYPKDKVFQVLEQLGFSEKTRPETIFLEEYLKIFHLLKDI from the coding sequence GTGGCACGGAGTTCTATAGAACAGTTAACTTCTTTTCTGAGATCAGTGAATGGGCGAGCAAAGAAGGCTTTGTCTCAGAATTTTTTGGTAGACGGCAACATCTTAAGAAAAATTCTTACAACAGCAGAAGTGCAGCCAGGTGATTGGGTTCTTGAAATTGGTCCAGGTTTCGGAGCATTATCTGAAGTTCTACTTTCTCAAGGGGCCAATGTAATTGCTCTGGAAAAAGACCCTATGTTTGAAGAGTCTCTGTCTCAGTTGCCAATGGATATTGAGATTACGGATGCTTGTAAATACCCTCTGACATCCCTAGAGGATAAAGGTTGGAAAGGGAAAGGACGTATAGTAGCGAATCTTCCCTACCATATCACTACCCCTTTATTAACCAAGTTTTTTCTAGAATGCCCATATCGCTGGAAAACGGTTACGGTAATGATCCAAGATGAGGTGGCTCGACGGATTACCGCCAAACCTGGAGATAAGGACTACGGCTCGTTAACGGTCTTTTTAAGCTTTTTCGCCGATGTGCAATATGCTTTTAAAGTTAGCCCGAATTGTTTTTATCCCAAGCCAAGTGTGCACTCGGCTGTTGTCCATATGCGAGTTCACGAGCAGTTTGCATTGGCTGATTCTGAAATAGAAGAGTTCTTTACATTGACTCGAGCGGCATTTGGTCAAAGACGCAAGCTGTTAGCCAATTCTTTGAAAAATCTGTATCCAAAAGATAAGGTCTTTCAGGTTTTGGAGCAGTTAGGTTTTTCAGAGAAGACCAGACCCGAGACCATTTTTTTAGAAGAGTATTTGAAAATTTTCCACTTATTAAAAGATATTTAG